Genomic segment of Paenibacillus sp. FSL R5-0912:
CAGCGGATACATCCGGTCCAGCAGCTTCTTGGTCTGCTGGGCCGCATAGCTATTCGGATACGGGCCGAAATATTTAGCTTTATCCTTCAGCACCCGCCGCGTGACCTCAAGGCGCGGATGCGCTTCATTCGTTATTTTCAAATACGGAAAAGTCTTATCATCCTTCAGCAGCACGTTGTAACGCGGCATATGCTTCTTGATCAGATTGCACTCCAGAATGAGTGCTTCCATATTGCTCGATGTGACGATATATTCGAAATCAACAATATTGGCGACAAGCCGCTGCGTCTTGCCGTTGTGGCTGCCGGTGAAATAAGAGCGCACGCGGTTCTTCAGCACCTTGGCCTTGCCCACATAAATAATCGTACCCTCATCATTCTTCATCAGATAGCAGCCGGGCAGATCAGGCAGCAGCGCCAGTTTGTTGCGGATATTATCCATATAATCCATGAGTTCTCCCCCACCTGTTACTACACTGTTATAAGGTAAGTTTAGAATAGAATGTACTACAGATTCAAGCCTTACTATAGAACACCCGTTTCTATTTGACAGACAAAGCGCCTTCGGAGAAACCGAAGGCGCTTTGTCTGAAGGAGCCGCGAGGCTCCGGATACCGCAGATTATAATCAATTATTGATGCTTAGCTACAATATTCTTAAGGGAATCCTTGGAGTTCAGTCCTACGACTTTGTCCACGGGTTGACCGTCTTTGAAGAAGATCAGAGTAGGAATACTCATTACTCCAAAGCGGGAAGCCGTTTCCGGATTCTCATCCACATTCAATTTGGCGATTTTTACGCTGTCTCCCAGCTCGGTGGACAATTCCTCCAGAATAGGGGCAAGCATTTTGCAAGGGCCGCACCAAGGTGCCCAGAAGTCAACTACTACAGTACCTTGACCTTCTACTTCATTACCGAAGGATTGGTCAGACACGTTCACGATAGCCATGATATTGTTCCTCCTCAAAAGTTTTGTGAGCATCCGCTTCCTGAAACAGGATCGTGCAAAGCTACTTCGGAAGCATGCGCTTAAGTTGTACGAAATAAGATCCGCTTCTATAGCCTGAGCCAAGTCCGCGAAAATTACTCCGAGAATATAGCGAAATAAAATGCTGCATGTAATATGATAACCAGATTACCTATTACCGACACATTAACAGTATAACATAATTGCAATGCATTTGTTATATATTTTATAAAATTATATTGTATAAAATCAATTTAGCCTAAGGTTTAACTTCATTGTCCGGGAGGTTCCGGATATCCCGAAATATTCGAATCCAAGCTTGTCATATAAGCGGACGGCCGCCTGATTCTCCGGATCTACACTAAGAGAAACCGATGGGTATCCATCGGATACGGCTTGCTGGATGATGGCCTCCATAAGTCTGATTCCCAAGCCCCGCTTTCTATAGCCGGGCCGTATAGCGACACCTAATTCCGGGGTTTCAGCATCCACGAATCCATAGCCTTGGTTCGTCTCTTCAAACAGTCTGTACCAGGCTGCACCTGCGGGCTGATTGTCAATCAGAGCGATTAGTGCCCTATCACCTTCTTTTCCCCAATTCTCGTTGTACTTCACGATATCCGGTGAACTCAGCAGCTCACTCCTGGAGGGCTTTCCTTGGACTATATTGATTGACTCATAATGCATATCCATTAGAAAATCGTATTCCTGCGGTTCCATAGGTCTAATACTTATCATCGAATCACCTCTTTGCATCTCATACAAGGCTAGGCGCCGATCTTATCTTTACATCTTCCCGGCAACTTCGTATACTTGAAGAAAGCGCATTAATTGTCAATGACTTCTCTCACATGTATAACTGTAACTCAACTCACACAGTCATGCAACAGCAAGGAGGAAGAAGCGATGGATGTCAACGCGCAAGTCCGTGACCCGCGGGAGCATGTCAACGAAGAGCCCCGTAACGACCTTGGCGACCTAATGGCCGGTTTTTTTGGAATGACAGGATTTATGACCGTAGTTTTCTTCGGGATGGTTATCATCAAGTTTATTATGTCCGAATAAAGCTGCAGGCAGCAGAGCAACACCGAAGTTTACGCAAAAAGCTAGATGCATACAGAGAACTCATACCAAACAGCGGCGGGGCCAGGGACTTCATGTCCGCGGTCCCGCCGCTGTTTGTGTGCGGGCAAAGCAGCTCTTATTTCTGCTGATTTGAATGATTGAGTAACGCAAAATCCTGCGCCAAATACAACATTTCCTTCGCTAAAGCGGTCCAAATCGGGAATTGTTGTATGAAAAGCAGCATTTCACCCCCACCGAGCAGTTAAGCGCGACAATTGCTGTATTTTGTACAACATTCCTCATAAACACCCCGTTTCTTATGCTCCCAAGTTGCATTCCTTACAACATTTAGCTCTCTTAAGCAACAAAAGACAGACCACTCATAACCTCCGCAGCCCGTAAGCGGCGGGATTATAAATGATCCGTCCAGTAATATATATCATGCAGCGGAATTTATCTTACCGTACCCCGCTGATTGTCCCCATGGAGTGGAATGACATCCACAAACGGGGCGATCCGGTCCATCAGCCGCTGGCCCTTGTAGACCTCTTCGCCGTCCTTGCTGGTGATGCTGAGATGCTTCTCCAGACCGTCGAGCGGATAATTCGAGGTATAGAAGGTTGGCTTGCGGTTCATCCGGTAGTTCA
This window contains:
- a CDS encoding GNAT family N-acetyltransferase — protein: MISIRPMEPQEYDFLMDMHYESINIVQGKPSRSELLSSPDIVKYNENWGKEGDRALIALIDNQPAGAAWYRLFEETNQGYGFVDAETPELGVAIRPGYRKRGLGIRLMEAIIQQAVSDGYPSVSLSVDPENQAAVRLYDKLGFEYFGISGTSRTMKLNLRLN
- a CDS encoding YqzM family protein, translated to MDVNAQVRDPREHVNEEPRNDLGDLMAGFFGMTGFMTVVFFGMVIIKFIMSE
- the trxA gene encoding thioredoxin, translated to MAIVNVSDQSFGNEVEGQGTVVVDFWAPWCGPCKMLAPILEELSTELGDSVKIAKLNVDENPETASRFGVMSIPTLIFFKDGQPVDKVVGLNSKDSLKNIVAKHQ